A DNA window from Engystomops pustulosus chromosome 6, aEngPut4.maternal, whole genome shotgun sequence contains the following coding sequences:
- the LOC140064990 gene encoding uncharacterized protein produces MELTEMATCDREPGEILLFHRHIAPILFLSCGAELEDILDWDEESQDFKSWDKYLEEVPTWEPGEVPTSDQELEEILTMDLEDDETQTQEIDLEHVQFLDLDCDEESEEFKSWEKYLEEVPTWEPGGIPTSDQELEEILTMDLEDDETQTQEIGLEQVQFLDLDWDEEFKSWEKYLEEVHTWDIEPGEVPTWDQEVEEILSMDQEDNESQNYEIGLEQVQFLDLEPGEVPSFYIEMGQDSPMDSEPGEVLPFDLLYERHIEPILFLSGGSETEDILDWNEESGEVQCWDNDLEEVLTWNLERGEVPSWDEDLKEILNMDVEDDETQTHEKGLAQIQALDLGPVEVQYYDLGMPLLSLEVREMRSSNLQTAETSSLDSGMEEIPSLDEEMGDSPSLESESGESTSLDSDTDESVSLEFDSGQIPENTYIDIENTPWHVHVQEILDQLLEPD; encoded by the coding sequence ATGGAGTTGACGGAGATGGCGACATGTGATAGAGAGCCAGGAGAAATCCTGTTATTTCATAGACACATTGCAcccattttatttttatcatgtGGTGCTGAACTAGAAGACATCCTAGACTGGGATGAAGAGTCACAAGACTTCAAAAGCTGGGATAAATACCTGGAAGAAGTCCCCACATGGGAACCTGGTGAGGTCCCAACCTCGGATCAAGAACTAGAAGAAATTCTTACTATGGATCTAGAGGACGATGAGACCCAGACCCAGGAAATAGACTTGGAACATGTCCAATTTCTGGATTTAGACTGTGATGAAGAGTCAGAAGAGTTCAAAAGCTGGGAAAAATACCTGGAAGAAGTCCCCACATGGGAACCTGGTGGGATCCCAACCTCGGATCAAGAACTAGAAGAAATTCTTACTATGGATCTAGAGGACGATGAGACCCAGACCCAGGAAATAGGCTTGGAACAGGTCCAATTTCTGGATTTAGACTGGGATGAAGAGTTCAAAAGCTGGGAAAAATACCTGGAAGAAGTCCACACATGGGATATAGAACCTGGTGAAGTCCCAACCTGGGATCAAGAAGTAGAAGAAATTCTTTCAATGGATCAAGAGGACAATGAGAGCCAGAACTATGAAATAGGCTTGGAACAGGTCCAATTTCTGGATTTAGAGCCGGGTGAGGTCCCATCTTTTTATATTGAAATGGGACAGGACTCACCGATGGATTCAGAACCAGGTGAGgtcctaccatttgatttgttaTATGAGAGACACATTGAACCGATTTTATTTCTATCCGGCGGTTCTGAAACAGAAGACATCCTGGACTGGaatgaggagtctggagaagtcCAATGCTGGGACAATGACCTGGAAGAAGTCCTGACATGGAATTTAGAGCGTGGAGAGGTCCCATCCTGGGATGAAGATCTCAAAGAGATTCTCAATATGGATGTGGAAGATGATGAAACCCAGACCCATGAAAAAGGGTTGGCACAAATCCAGGCCTTGGATTTAGGGCCAGTAGAGGTCCAATATTATGATTTAGGAATGCCATTACTGAGCTTGGAAGTGAGAGAGATGAGATCATCAAATTTACAGACGGCAGAGACCTCCTCACTGGATTCTGGTATGGAAGAGATTCCCTCATTGGATGAAGAAATGGGTGACAGCCCATCATTGGAATCTGAATCAGGAGAAAGCACCTCACTAGATTCAGACACAGATGAATCTGTATCCTTGGAGTTTGATTCGGGACAAATCCCAGAGAATACGTATATAGACATTGAGAATACCCCATGGCATGTTCACGTACAAGAGATACTGGACCAACTTTTAGAACCAGATTAG